The Apium graveolens cultivar Ventura chromosome 3, ASM990537v1, whole genome shotgun sequence sequence ACCTGTCCCTGAAACAAAACAGACGATACAAGAGGATAAGAAAAGAAACCCAGTGATTCTTTCTTTTTATCCTGTTGTTCTAATTCTCTCCCAGAAATTGAATGGCTCAAGCCATGGCTACACCACTTGCATCCTCGCTATCACTCATTTCCAACACTTCACTCTTCAAAACTCACAATACCACTTCTCTATCTTTCCCCATTTCTACCCCACCCAAGGTAATCCTCTTTATCTCTAACTTTTTCAAGAATTTTATCTTTTTATGTCCCTTTTTGCAAGGGTTGCTAAGTCAATGTATTAAATTGTTGTTGTTTACCTGTTTTAAGAATTCCTAATGTCTTTGGTAAATTGTTATGTAACTGTACTGCATTATTGTTTTTACCAGTTTCAAGAATTTCTAAGTGTTTTCATTTAGTGGGTTGCTTGGTTATTATATTACATTGTTGTTTTAACCATATTCAAGATTTCACGAGTTTCCAAGATTACATTTTTATGGCGTTTTCATTTAGTGGCCTGCTttgtaattattaaattacaCATTACATTGTTGTTTTAACAATTTTCAAGAATTCCCAAGaatacattttttttaaattagTTGGGGCAGCTTTGTAGTTGTATTAAAACAACATTTGTAATTGTTTTAATTGTTGTTTTTGTTGTTGTTGCAGATTGGTGGATTGAGCATTAGGTGTGCTCGTGTGGGAGGAGTTGAGATTCCAAATGCCAAAAGGGTTCAATATTCTTTGCAGTATATTCATGGAATTGGGCGTACTAGAGCTTTACAAATTCTTAATGACTTGAAAATGGAGAACAAAATCACTAAAGACTTGTCTGAAGAAGAGCTCATTACACTCCGTGATGAAGTTTCCAAGTACATGATTGAAGGAGACCTTGTAATATTTTCTCTCCTTCTGTATTCTATACTAAaatgtgtatatatgtgtgtatttATCTAATTGATCATGGTTAATCAGTCCATCCTATCTTTTTTTTTACATTAACCAAACCAAGCTTGGAGTGTTTGCCCCCCTTACAAGTCAGGTAGGAGAGAGTTAGAACTTAGATGCACTTAGACATTACATCTGCTCCTAGAGGAGGATGTATCTGTGAAAATCCCGATTAACATGTCTTTCATATTTCGGTTGCATTATGTATGGTGGATAGACGGTATATAGTTTCATTTAAAACCAAACACACTCATTCCATAGGTGTTATTGAATATATTGGAAGGCatctttaaaaaaaatattgtgaGGCACCTTGATGGAACATGATGATATAAATTAAATCCGTACTTTCGTATGTTATCACAAATAGAACAGAGAGTCTTCTTCAAGGATAAAAAAAAAAGTAGAACAGAGAATTTTTCGTGGAAATGACCTTATGTGAtgttattattaaaatatttatgaaataaacTTGATTAAATTATGTATTCTTGTCTTCCTAGTGATTCACTAATAGATCTGCTTCTTTTCTGGTACATAGGTCATGTATTAATCTAAAATAACTATAGGGTACCCCTAATTCATAATTCACTGCCTTTTTTTAACTGATCATTAACTAGCAAATTTGTCTCTTTTGCTTATTTCTATTTCTATCCCTATCCCTATCTGATGAGACGGAACCAACACTCTTGTTTTGTTGAGCAATTGTTCAAGTAAGTCATTGACTTTTAATTGAGCCGCTCGAAAGCTTGTTACAATTTACAAATAAACGAATTTCCATTCTATGTCTCTGATCTATATATCCTCGTCTAATTTTGGTCAGTTCTCCTTTTCTTGAACTTTGTTTTAAGTTTAACCTTTTGGGAGATCTACAGTCGTTATGTTGAATAGGGCTCACATCTCGCACAAAAGTGTAGTGTCCCAAATTTTTGCGAATATCAGTTAGGCAGTACTTTTTCCAAAACAAGATTATCACGGCCTATGCTTGTTGCATATCTTGATCCACTACTATATGAATAATATTTCCTGCTACGGTTTTAGGCTTTAAGCAGCAAATGGGCCTTGTCTACAAATTAATTCCCCCCCCCCAGTTCGAGAAAGGATTTTTGTTTTTTCTTGCCAGTTTGGTTTCCTAGACTGTTCCATTAATTTAACTTCTATTCCTAATTCAAGTTTCTATGGCTTACTTCATTTCAGTTCTATTAAGTCAAAAGTATTGTGAATCTGCTCTTAATGCGCACTTTTGACTTTCTATTACTATAAATGTTTCTTTGGTCTTGTAGAGGAGATTCAATGCACTAAATATTAGGAGGTTGAAGGAGATCCAATGCTACCGTGGTATACGCCATATTCAGGGGTTGCCTTGCAGAGGGCAGCGGACAAAGAACAATTGCCGAACCTTGAAAGGAAAGAAGGTTGCGATTGCTGGAAAGAAGAAGGCGCCTCGTTGAATAGAGTAATTGGGCTGTGTATTCTTTTTGAATGAACGGAATTTGTAAGTTGTATGTTGATGATGTGGATTATCTTGAGACTTGAGTATATTAAAATCAATGATATTTGAATCTGCCGTCTGCTCTCCAATTTATTCCATGTCATGTAACTGAATTATATGCTGGTGTGTATGTTACGATGACAATTCGTTTGCGACATTGGTTGTCCTGGATGTTTTTGGTGGTGGTTCATAAATTTATAATGAAGTAAGATGGTGAAGTATCATCTCCTTTGCAAAAGATTTATTTTCTCCTAAGATAAAAGGAACCGAAAACATTCAGTAAAAATGATGACACAAGCAGATGAAATCGATGCTAAAAATTTCTTAGGGTGAAATATTATTTGTTTTTCTTATCTATTCCGTATCTTTCTCTAATTTCCCGGGGATTCATGACCAGTGTTTATTATCCTTCCTCTTCCCCATTGATGTACGGAAAATGCTAGGTCCCAAATTAATCCCAAAATAATTCTCAAAATACGTATGTGTAATATGGATGAATGGTAACTTTCGTAATAGCAAGATGAGACATTTGTACATACATTTGCGTGAATGAATTAAAATATGCCAAATGACGTGCCAGCCCTCATTTGAGAAAAAAATCGGTAACCAATTCGGGATCCCGGCATAGCAGTGTGATCTTTTTTCTGAATCAATTAATCAACTAATCAACTGTTGTCTGAACTTTGAACTGCATAAAAACGGGCCTTACTAGGTGTCACGGGTTCAGATTTTCAAATCTGAATTTTCTGATTCGTGCGGCCTACTCGATCGCCCCAACTCCCAAGTAGTCAGCCTTCTCGAGAGGTTGTCGCCCCGCAACCCCCAACAATCCCAACACAATATATATAACTATGAAACCCACGCACAACCAAAATCCGATCGTGTGTGCTAGTGTGTCTAATTACCAAGCAAATGCAAATACACAACAGATTTACGAGCCTGAATACTCAACCTTTTATTGCCCAACAATATAAGAATACAACCCCAAGATATGCTTACAGACTTTGCCTACTGCCTAGCATATAGTACAAGTGCAGGATACAATATGAACTTGTACAGAATTCTACTTAGATTACATTCAGAAATGCCTATCTATATTATATAAGAGCCTGGTCCCGgcccccagcagccccaacaGGCCCAGTAGCCCCAAATGCTGGCAGTTACTAGCAGTTCCAGGATTTCAAATACTTCCAAATTCGAATTTCCCACCAAGTCTTGAGCCCCAACTGCAAATTAGTTATCTCAGCATCCCACTAGTGCATATCCCAgcaaatatacatatatatatatatatcacatatataatcaGCCCCCATGTGCCCACGTTTTGACTAGCCCCTTAGTCATTTTTTAGACTCCAAGCTAGCTCTCAGCTCCCTGTTGCCCACACATAAATCAGCCAACCAGATCCAACTCGAGTCGCCATAGTTCCCAATCTGAGTCCCCGCCCGACGACTAAT is a genomic window containing:
- the LOC141712457 gene encoding small ribosomal subunit protein uS13c, whose protein sequence is MAQAMATPLASSLSLISNTSLFKTHNTTSLSFPISTPPKIGGLSIRCARVGGVEIPNAKRVQYSLQYIHGIGRTRALQILNDLKMENKITKDLSEEELITLRDEVSKYMIEGDLRRFNALNIRRLKEIQCYRGIRHIQGLPCRGQRTKNNCRTLKGKKVAIAGKKKAPR